In one window of Heterodontus francisci isolate sHetFra1 chromosome 24, sHetFra1.hap1, whole genome shotgun sequence DNA:
- the LOC137383198 gene encoding hemoglobin subunit alpha-like — translation MPTSEYSAAEKAELAALSTVLGQNAEAFGAEALARMFAVYAATKSYFKDYKDFSAAAPSIKIHGDKVVTALAHACDHLDNLQEHLLKLAKFHGLQLKVDPANFPYLSYCLEVVLAVHLTEFSPETHCALDKFLTNVCQELSSRYR, via the exons ATGCCAACCTCTGAATACTCAGCAGCTGAAAAAGCCGAGCTGGCCGCTCTCTCCACGGTGCTGGGGCAGAATGCAGAAGCTTTCGGTGCGGAAGCTTTGGCCAG GATGTTTGCAGTTTATGCTGCAACCAAGTCTTACTTCAAGGACTACAAAGACTTCAGTGCTGCCGCTCCAAGTATCAAAATCCATGGTGACAAGGTAGTTACAGCTCTGGCACATGCGTGTGACCACTTGGACAACCTGCAGGAACACCTGTTGAAACTTGCCAAGTTCCATGGTTTACAACTTAAGGTGGATCCTGCCAACTTTCCG TATCTTTCCTACTGCCTCGAGGTAGTCCTCGCCGTCCACCTGACAGAATTCTCTCCTGAAACCCATTGTGCACTTGACAAATTCCTGACCAATGTTTGCCAAGAACTCAGCTCTCGATACCGTTAA